One genomic window of Glycine soja cultivar W05 chromosome 9, ASM419377v2, whole genome shotgun sequence includes the following:
- the LOC114368347 gene encoding LRR receptor-like serine/threonine-protein kinase GSO1: protein MAHEKKSEQKWKKVDSQCISLSHGILLKVIELGNFTSLQTLDLSSNSLSGSIPSELGQLQNLRILQLYSNDLSENIPSEIGSLRKLQVLRIGDNMLTGEIPPSVANMSELKVLALGYCHLNGSIPFGIGSIPSNFCLRDSKLQQLFLARNMLFGKFPLELLNCSSIKQLDLSDNSFEGKLPSILDKLQNLIDLVLNNNNFVGQPRNIGTAEFDIPEASDGRTKKKALQTVGERWRQFKSDLMRKWALAVDKDSVDDTVCEKYDINKEKWVQFCQTRRDPSWEDVRKKAQAIHKQNTAPHMLSRAGYEYLEQKLMAENTKKKLGEVA, encoded by the exons ATGGCACATGAGAAGAAGTCTGAACAAAAGTGGAAAAAGGTGGATTCACAGTGCATTTCCTTGTCTCATGGGATATTATTAAAAGTCA TTGAGTTGGGTAACTTCACTTCTCTTCAAACACTTGATTTGTCTTCAAATTCTCTTTCTGGCTCCATCCCTTCAGAGCTGGGTCAGCTTCAAAATCTAAGAATATTGCAACTATACTCAAATGATCTCTCTGAGAACATTCCTTCAGAGATAGGTAGCTTGAGGAAGTTGCAAGTTCTTAGAATAGGAGACAACATGCTGACAGGTGAAATTCCACCTAGTGTTGCCAACATGAGTGAATTGAAAGTGTTGGCTCTAGGATACTGCCACTTAAATGGAAGCATACCCTTTGGAATTG GTAGCATTCCAAGTAACTTCTGCCTCAGAGATTCAAAGCTTCAGCAACTTTTCTTGGCTAGAAACATGCTCTTTGGCAAGTTTCCCTTGGAGCTACTCAACTGCTCCTCAATCAAACAGTTGGACCTTTCTGATAACAGCTTTGAAGGAAAACTTCCTTCCATCTTGGACAAACTACAAAACCTCATAGATCTTGtgctcaacaacaacaactttgTTGGACAACCACGTAACATTGGAACT gcggaatttgatatccctgaagctTCTGACggtaggacaaagaagaaagCACTTCAGACTGTCGGCGAGCGGTGGAGACAATTTAAATCTGATTTGATGaggaaatgggcacttgcagtCGACAAGGACAGTGTGGACGACACTGTTTGTGAAAAATACGACATTAACAAGGAGAAATGGGTCCAGTTTTGTCAGACCCGCAGAGACCCCTCGtgggag gatgtgcggaAAAAGGCACAAGCCATCCATAAGCAAAACACCGCCCCCCACATGTTGTCTCGTgcgggttatgaatatttagaacaaAAGCTGATGGCTGAGAACACAAAGAAAAAACTGGGGGAAGTTGCTTAG